From Sporosarcina sp. Marseille-Q4943, the proteins below share one genomic window:
- a CDS encoding UDP-N-acetylmuramoyl-tripeptide--D-alanyl-D-alanine ligase, whose product MKPLTTGYIRQIISGKLVHGTDDLLIHHGAYRLKQVRHSHTILFLKRNIIQWERLKPYFPIAIVTDREMDVSRRTEDLTIIRVENLQDAYWNFINHYRDSINIPVIAVTGTSGKTTTKEMIRHLLSINRKVAHTNSTNNSRTAHLSYLLGMDDTTEVAVFETAVGAPGDISNAAAYLKPTIGIITNIGEHHLNYCKSLEGYIAAKGEMCNALQPNGVLIINADDQNTKKLDLKSFTGTIVTVGIHSKCDFKANDIYFSSEGMFMTVEHMKKKYRILIPGLGEHQVYNALAAIAAVHQIGMDLTDVAFHFRTFQPLNKQLQLLEGLNGATIIDDTWSITTTSLHAAMRVLQAIHPGKRKIAVIGTITDLGSWGYAIHQRAGEILAQSKIDVLVTIGEHAKIMADTVSQRSSRTEVHSFNNHILAYELLKKIATEDSIVLIKGDMLSESIKKLATLLRKAD is encoded by the coding sequence ATGAAACCTCTAACGACAGGATATATCCGGCAAATCATTTCCGGCAAATTGGTGCATGGAACAGATGATCTGCTCATACATCATGGTGCCTATCGTCTGAAACAAGTGAGGCATTCTCATACGATACTATTTTTAAAACGGAATATTATTCAATGGGAACGACTGAAGCCTTACTTCCCGATAGCGATTGTGACAGATCGAGAAATGGATGTGAGCAGACGAACTGAGGATTTGACAATCATTAGAGTAGAAAATCTTCAAGATGCTTATTGGAATTTTATAAACCACTACCGGGATTCAATAAATATTCCAGTAATCGCCGTGACGGGTACATCCGGTAAAACGACGACAAAGGAGATGATCCGTCATCTGTTATCGATCAATCGGAAAGTAGCTCATACGAACAGTACAAATAATTCACGTACCGCACATTTGTCCTATCTGCTCGGAATGGATGACACGACGGAAGTGGCAGTGTTCGAAACAGCGGTCGGTGCGCCGGGAGATATTTCAAATGCAGCTGCCTATTTGAAACCGACAATCGGTATCATTACGAACATCGGCGAACACCACCTTAATTACTGCAAGTCATTGGAAGGCTATATCGCTGCGAAAGGGGAAATGTGCAACGCTCTTCAACCAAATGGGGTTCTCATCATAAACGCGGACGACCAGAACACGAAAAAACTGGATTTGAAAAGCTTTACCGGAACAATTGTTACAGTCGGCATCCACTCAAAATGTGATTTTAAAGCAAATGATATCTATTTTTCATCTGAAGGAATGTTTATGACTGTTGAACATATGAAAAAGAAATACAGAATACTCATTCCGGGTCTCGGGGAACACCAAGTCTATAACGCGCTCGCTGCTATTGCAGCGGTTCATCAAATTGGCATGGACCTTACCGATGTCGCATTCCATTTCAGGACTTTTCAACCGCTCAACAAGCAATTGCAACTACTGGAAGGGTTGAATGGCGCAACGATTATCGATGACACATGGAGCATTACAACGACTTCCTTGCATGCGGCAATGCGAGTGTTGCAGGCAATTCATCCAGGTAAAAGAAAGATTGCTGTCATCGGAACGATAACCGATCTCGGATCGTGGGGATATGCAATCCATCAGCGGGCAGGAGAAATACTCGCACAAAGTAAAATTGATGTACTTGTCACAATAGGAGAACATGCAAAAATAATGGCGGACACCGTTTCCCAAAGAAGTTCCAGAACAGAGGTCCATTCATTCAATAACCATATCCTTGCGTATGAATTGCTGAAAAAAATTGCAACAGAGGACTCGATCGTGCTTATTAAAGGTGACATGTTGAGCGAATCGATAAAGAAGCTTGCAACCCTCTTGAGAAAGGCCGACTGA
- a CDS encoding ATP-grasp domain-containing protein, translated as MKTIIFIGTNKSGSSREAIRAAERLGYFTVLFTNNEKQIKQRKEYVDVHEMIFVDTTNLAAMKKEIRSLKSKGHDIKTIASFVDSNVANSLKLCEDFCPNGTSAKAAEFMENKAGTRASLNGLPYSPKFLTLSPKMKLELASIGTLPAFPLIVKSASSTGSKDVLQANNLEQLRRHIRKLNEKAPDESIIIEEFIEGDQYLVEAVVHDRKIQIAGVIQQEITFGKRFIITGYGVLAIVPRQMNDSIMEVLESIVEKFDIQNGALHVEMRLTDNGWRLIEINPRISGGAMNNMLKAAFGFDLVEETLKLYLGERPSLIQKHKNFVFTQYVIIDSKGILEKVTGKNRARKLPGVVEVYVKPKKGTQLMPPLSMGHRYAYVIAQGSTLGIAKSLAKKAAKEIQFHLKQ; from the coding sequence TTGAAAACAATCATCTTTATCGGAACAAATAAATCAGGTTCAAGTAGGGAAGCGATCAGAGCTGCAGAACGGCTCGGCTACTTCACGGTGTTATTCACAAACAATGAAAAACAAATTAAGCAAAGGAAAGAATATGTAGATGTCCACGAAATGATATTCGTCGACACGACTAATCTGGCAGCAATGAAAAAAGAAATCCGTTCATTGAAATCCAAGGGACATGATATTAAGACAATTGCCAGTTTTGTCGACTCAAATGTTGCCAACTCCTTGAAACTATGTGAGGATTTCTGTCCTAACGGCACATCTGCCAAAGCGGCAGAATTTATGGAAAACAAAGCAGGGACAAGAGCTTCATTAAACGGGCTTCCGTATTCACCCAAATTTTTAACCCTATCCCCAAAAATGAAGCTCGAACTGGCGTCGATAGGGACTTTGCCTGCTTTTCCCCTGATTGTAAAATCAGCGTCCTCCACAGGTTCAAAGGATGTTTTACAGGCAAATAATTTGGAACAGCTGAGGCGTCATATCCGGAAACTGAATGAAAAGGCTCCCGACGAGTCGATCATTATCGAGGAATTCATCGAAGGGGATCAATACTTGGTGGAAGCGGTTGTCCACGATAGGAAAATTCAAATCGCGGGTGTCATCCAACAGGAAATCACATTCGGCAAGCGATTCATTATCACCGGGTACGGAGTGCTTGCAATTGTTCCAAGACAGATGAATGACAGCATCATGGAAGTGCTGGAATCCATCGTCGAGAAATTCGACATCCAAAACGGGGCACTCCATGTCGAAATGCGTCTGACGGACAATGGCTGGCGGCTGATCGAAATCAATCCGAGGATTTCTGGCGGTGCGATGAACAATATGCTGAAGGCCGCCTTCGGCTTTGACTTGGTCGAAGAAACACTAAAATTATACTTAGGGGAAAGACCTTCCTTAATCCAAAAACATAAAAATTTCGTATTCACTCAGTATGTCATTATCGATAGTAAAGGGATTTTGGAAAAAGTGACAGGCAAGAATAGGGCGAGAAAATTGCCTGGTGTCGTGGAAGTCTATGTCAAGCCGAAAAAAGGGACGCAGCTAATGCCGCCACTGTCGATGGGACATCGGTACGCATATGTCATCGCCCAAGGCAGTACGTTGGGAATTGCAAAGTCGTTGGCCAAAAAGGCAGCGAAAGAAATCCAATTTCACTTGAAACAATAA
- a CDS encoding YheC/YheD family protein yields the protein MTIIGMLHHRKDPDTVMKAYVFAAVAQAEGAKFFYFAPGDVNFLNRTIKGQVYEKGEWKTKIMPFPNVIYNAGSPEKLAKSKETIEKLKKDIPFTTYSIGNKWSVNRRLKEAKDFASYLIPTEVVKNADHFFKFLSAFEKVVFKPIDGRKGKGIFFIVQEGGRFSVKGEGTNRIYGSSQLNAFIKQKLSKETFIVQPYIQSVTKTGQVFDFRLHVQKNGDGEWVITTIYPRIAPQGSIIANINSGGYTNYLDPFLEQEFKDEAFNIRKKLEFFSLSLAKHLDELQMEKFGEVIDEIGVDVGMDGQRKLWIYEVNWRPGCPPAFYLELDVVKNTIKYATYVAKNQNAIQLKIKEAKRKRSAEKQETPIIAITGSAGKTTTKAFLSSILSKKWNIFESKDYWNTTEHTKKHAAEINSSHQAVVLEYGMAYPGVITEHCRIIKPNMSIVTNVGLAHVGNFNGDPRGVAKAKSELIHGMDQYGVLCLNRDNDNSRFLETQNFKGKTITIGIQKPADYRAYDVQYTDQGMSFKIKLQNEEIELFIPIFGEHHVYNALSAIAIADQLGFSPMEIKTGLLFKKPPRRLTIYNCKDNITLIDDTVHSHPEGVRAAIDVLVNLAKHRKIVVIGQMRELGELRENEYRKVGDYVQQQGIDLLITYGFRTEEIGAQALKKGMAADKIHHFTDREKLHALLSTLIRKDDTILIKGASKTNMFETVKFIDQNYS from the coding sequence ATGACGATCATAGGAATGTTGCATCATCGGAAAGATCCGGACACTGTCATGAAAGCTTATGTATTTGCGGCTGTCGCGCAAGCTGAAGGGGCGAAGTTTTTCTATTTTGCGCCTGGAGATGTGAATTTTTTGAATCGTACAATCAAGGGACAAGTGTACGAAAAAGGGGAATGGAAGACGAAAATCATGCCCTTTCCAAATGTCATCTATAATGCTGGTAGCCCAGAAAAGCTAGCAAAATCTAAGGAGACAATCGAGAAGTTGAAAAAAGATATCCCTTTTACGACATATTCAATCGGCAATAAATGGAGTGTGAACCGTCGATTGAAAGAAGCAAAAGATTTTGCGAGTTATTTGATACCTACTGAAGTCGTAAAGAATGCGGATCATTTCTTCAAATTCCTTTCAGCATTTGAGAAAGTGGTCTTCAAACCGATTGACGGCCGTAAAGGAAAAGGGATTTTTTTTATTGTGCAAGAAGGTGGACGTTTTTCAGTGAAAGGGGAAGGGACGAACAGAATATATGGAAGCTCCCAATTAAATGCCTTTATTAAACAGAAACTATCGAAAGAGACTTTCATCGTCCAGCCATATATACAATCAGTAACGAAGACAGGGCAAGTTTTCGATTTCAGACTGCACGTTCAAAAAAATGGGGATGGCGAGTGGGTCATTACGACAATTTACCCACGGATCGCACCGCAAGGATCCATTATAGCGAATATCAATAGTGGAGGCTATACGAACTATTTAGATCCGTTTTTGGAACAAGAGTTCAAGGATGAGGCATTCAACATCCGGAAGAAACTCGAGTTCTTTTCATTGTCGCTAGCCAAGCATTTGGATGAACTGCAAATGGAGAAATTCGGTGAAGTGATTGATGAAATTGGAGTTGACGTCGGAATGGACGGACAACGGAAGCTATGGATCTATGAAGTGAACTGGCGCCCAGGCTGTCCTCCGGCATTTTACTTGGAATTGGATGTTGTTAAAAATACGATCAAGTATGCCACTTACGTAGCGAAAAATCAAAATGCAATCCAACTGAAAATTAAGGAAGCAAAGCGAAAAAGGTCTGCAGAAAAGCAAGAAACGCCAATCATCGCCATTACAGGAAGCGCCGGTAAAACGACAACAAAAGCTTTTCTTTCTTCCATCCTATCAAAGAAATGGAATATCTTCGAGTCGAAGGACTATTGGAATACGACGGAACATACGAAAAAGCATGCAGCTGAGATTAATTCATCCCATCAGGCGGTTGTCCTTGAATATGGAATGGCTTATCCAGGTGTCATCACTGAACATTGCCGAATTATCAAGCCAAATATGTCGATAGTTACGAATGTCGGATTGGCCCATGTCGGAAACTTCAACGGCGATCCGAGAGGGGTTGCGAAAGCAAAGTCAGAATTGATTCATGGGATGGATCAGTATGGAGTGCTTTGCCTCAATCGCGATAATGATAATTCCCGATTTTTAGAAACACAGAATTTCAAAGGGAAAACAATTACAATCGGCATTCAAAAACCAGCGGATTATCGTGCTTACGACGTGCAGTACACGGATCAGGGCATGAGTTTTAAAATAAAGCTTCAAAATGAGGAAATTGAACTGTTCATTCCGATTTTTGGGGAGCATCATGTGTATAACGCATTGTCGGCAATTGCAATCGCCGACCAGCTAGGGTTCTCACCGATGGAAATCAAGACGGGGCTTCTCTTCAAAAAACCGCCGCGTCGATTGACAATCTATAATTGCAAGGACAATATTACACTCATTGACGATACTGTCCACTCGCATCCGGAAGGGGTACGTGCAGCAATCGATGTCCTTGTAAATCTTGCAAAGCACCGTAAAATCGTTGTTATAGGACAAATGAGGGAGCTTGGAGAATTGCGAGAAAATGAATACCGTAAAGTCGGGGACTACGTTCAACAGCAGGGAATTGATCTGTTGATCACATACGGTTTTCGTACAGAGGAAATCGGCGCGCAAGCATTAAAAAAAGGAATGGCTGCGGATAAAATCCACCATTTCACGGATCGGGAGAAACTGCATGCATTACTGTCAACACTGATTCGTAAAGACGATACGATCCTTATTAAAGGAGCTAGCAAAACAAACATGTTCGAAACGGTCAAGTTCATTGATCAAAACTATAGTTGA
- a CDS encoding CotY/CotZ family spore coat protein: MKMCRLCEEMKELWKEQQLLAEFGKELRFIQMADSMDTIPFMLQTAKHSAPFNAIINGYSTPYFRLEKIDEGSCFAQLSLLQPVNLKGHPALTDQDLYALKKTPHRILVKLCSFSAINPVPHELVSRPLPIIESKT, from the coding sequence ATGAAAATGTGTCGACTATGCGAAGAGATGAAAGAATTATGGAAGGAGCAGCAATTGCTTGCGGAGTTTGGAAAAGAATTGCGTTTCATTCAAATGGCCGATTCAATGGACACAATCCCCTTCATGCTGCAAACTGCAAAGCATTCCGCTCCTTTTAACGCTATTATCAATGGATATTCCACTCCTTATTTCAGATTGGAGAAAATAGATGAGGGAAGCTGCTTTGCGCAATTATCCTTGCTTCAGCCCGTCAATTTGAAAGGGCACCCGGCTCTTACTGATCAAGACCTTTACGCTTTAAAGAAGACTCCCCATCGTATCCTCGTAAAACTTTGCAGCTTTTCAGCAATCAATCCAGTTCCACACGAACTTGTCAGCCGTCCATTGCCAATCATCGAGTCGAAAACATAG
- a CDS encoding ATP-grasp domain-containing protein: MRAIVFIGSSTTGSSIEALAAASRLGYAAILMTNRKEILRRRPGTAQIILMDSLEKGIVREKIVQLIQSGYDIKVIISFVDPYVSMAAELSNEFCGSSISFKALQLMEDKMATRLTLENNRATCLFELIPIEPLKPSNIKFPFIMKKTVSNGSKDIYYIENEIEFENNVQKLAKRKPGKQFIVEEFIEGPQYVIEVVVIEGIPIIVAVIQQEITQDYTFIVTAYDVVMEIDEEIYRSLWKTVTSIINEMGLQNGACHIEMRLSPNGWKLIEMNPRISGGAMNRMIEEAFGINLVQETIKLYLGEEPDLIRKKQQCVHTSYITISSTGYLLEIEGVEEAANCPGVADVFVKPSIGTIMMPPLSMGHRYGYVMAVGESTEEAKERAENAARLIKFYIEPL; this comes from the coding sequence ATGAGGGCAATTGTGTTTATCGGATCATCTACGACAGGATCGAGCATTGAAGCATTAGCGGCTGCTAGCCGGTTAGGCTATGCTGCCATTTTAATGACGAATCGAAAAGAAATTTTGCGAAGGCGGCCGGGTACTGCTCAAATTATCCTTATGGACTCTTTGGAAAAAGGAATTGTCCGGGAAAAAATCGTCCAATTAATACAATCAGGTTATGACATTAAAGTGATTATCAGTTTTGTCGATCCGTATGTCTCCATGGCGGCAGAACTCTCCAATGAATTTTGCGGATCCTCCATTTCTTTTAAAGCATTACAGCTCATGGAAGATAAAATGGCGACTCGTCTTACATTGGAAAACAATCGGGCAACATGCCTCTTTGAATTAATTCCTATAGAGCCATTAAAACCATCCAATATTAAATTTCCTTTCATTATGAAGAAAACGGTTTCGAACGGATCCAAGGATATCTATTATATTGAAAATGAAATAGAATTTGAAAACAACGTACAGAAACTGGCGAAACGAAAGCCGGGAAAGCAATTTATCGTAGAAGAATTCATAGAAGGCCCCCAATATGTTATTGAAGTCGTTGTCATAGAAGGTATACCGATTATCGTGGCGGTCATCCAGCAGGAAATCACACAAGATTACACGTTCATTGTAACTGCCTATGATGTGGTCATGGAAATAGATGAAGAAATCTACAGGAGTTTATGGAAAACCGTCACTTCAATCATAAACGAAATGGGCCTTCAAAACGGTGCTTGCCATATCGAAATGCGCCTTTCCCCAAATGGGTGGAAGTTGATTGAAATGAACCCTCGCATTTCCGGCGGAGCGATGAATCGAATGATTGAAGAGGCTTTCGGCATCAATCTCGTCCAAGAGACGATCAAGCTCTATCTCGGTGAAGAGCCTGACTTAATCAGAAAGAAACAGCAGTGCGTCCATACCTCTTATATTACGATCAGTAGCACTGGTTATTTATTGGAGATAGAAGGAGTCGAAGAGGCTGCGAATTGTCCAGGAGTAGCGGACGTCTTCGTGAAGCCTTCGATCGGTACGATAATGATGCCGCCACTATCGATGGGGCATCGGTACGGATATGTGATGGCTGTCGGAGAGTCAACGGAAGAGGCAAAGGAACGGGCGGAAAATGCCGCCAGATTGATAAAGTTTTACATCGAGCCGTTGTAA
- a CDS encoding thioesterase family protein, producing MFVSEKEVEIRYAETDQMGVVYHANYLVWMEIGRTSLIQDLGFTYAGLEAEGYLSPVIDLSIQYKAAMRYGQIATVRTWVESHGKLRTVYGYEILHEDGTVAATATSEHILVKRDSFRPVSLRKIDPEWDAKYLEICRVAD from the coding sequence GTGTTTGTCAGTGAAAAAGAAGTGGAAATCCGGTATGCGGAGACGGACCAAATGGGTGTCGTCTATCATGCCAATTACTTAGTATGGATGGAAATTGGCAGAACGAGCCTAATTCAGGATCTCGGCTTTACATACGCTGGTCTCGAGGCGGAAGGATATCTTTCCCCTGTTATTGACCTGTCGATTCAATATAAGGCGGCCATGAGATACGGACAGATAGCGACTGTACGGACATGGGTCGAGTCCCATGGGAAACTTCGGACAGTGTACGGCTACGAAATCCTACATGAAGACGGGACGGTTGCGGCAACCGCTACTTCTGAACATATTTTAGTGAAAAGAGACAGCTTTAGACCGGTTTCATTACGGAAAATCGATCCAGAATGGGACGCGAAGTACTTAGAAATTTGCCGGGTGGCTGACTGA
- a CDS encoding DUF4362 domain-containing protein, with the protein MRKKMGCTILLLTFLFILTACNTTGEEKNRNDNEESHTTSIDSDKPTVQSVDNVDVVNTHGSIDGLEKMKNFYSNLQNGISSELRIVHYTIEGDPIVTDLNYKEDTVKVTYDSTRDNFGSGEITTVTCSDLLEEVNPTNTSYIATGCSDGFFGMIEILVVEYNLGRQDLFELELKFGDQLENEVNTKTKEVTKVINSKETRAIRDFQLSTQVKQEIFKRLVVANYLGDLDLKNTCQSAESKDYYLKVYINGGNREYHWSSCDQGPDGLKFTDIAEYIIVQSEMEQTENPETVIQGYILQEKDDTLLIGEDLNILQYEWLKDEIQHTGLDSYAFNFISLEGVQTDEFKIGDKIEAIIKGTITGSNPGKAQVKDIRPLYITK; encoded by the coding sequence ATGAGGAAGAAAATGGGCTGCACAATTTTGCTACTGACATTTCTTTTCATCTTAACTGCCTGTAATACAACTGGGGAAGAAAAAAATCGGAATGATAACGAAGAATCCCACACAACAAGTATAGATAGTGACAAACCGACTGTGCAAAGTGTTGACAATGTGGATGTCGTAAATACACACGGTAGCATTGATGGGTTGGAGAAAATGAAGAACTTCTATAGTAATTTGCAGAATGGCATTTCATCTGAATTACGAATTGTCCACTACACAATTGAAGGGGATCCAATCGTTACAGACCTGAATTATAAAGAAGATACTGTAAAAGTGACCTATGATTCAACACGTGACAACTTCGGAAGTGGTGAAATAACGACTGTTACATGCAGCGATTTGTTGGAGGAAGTCAATCCCACGAATACTAGCTATATCGCCACAGGATGCTCAGACGGCTTTTTCGGTATGATAGAGATTTTGGTTGTAGAATATAATTTGGGGCGACAAGATCTCTTCGAATTAGAATTAAAGTTTGGAGATCAACTGGAAAATGAAGTGAATACGAAAACAAAAGAAGTTACAAAAGTCATTAACTCAAAAGAAACAAGGGCAATTAGAGATTTTCAACTATCCACACAAGTGAAACAAGAAATCTTTAAACGGTTAGTCGTTGCAAATTATTTAGGTGATCTTGATTTAAAGAATACATGTCAGTCAGCAGAGTCCAAGGACTATTATCTAAAAGTATATATTAACGGCGGGAATCGTGAATACCATTGGTCTAGCTGCGATCAAGGTCCAGACGGTTTGAAATTTACCGACATCGCTGAATATATAATTGTGCAATCTGAAATGGAGCAAACTGAAAATCCCGAAACTGTCATCCAAGGGTATATACTTCAAGAGAAAGATGACACGTTGTTAATTGGAGAAGATTTGAATATCTTGCAGTACGAATGGCTCAAAGATGAAATACAACATACCGGCCTTGATTCATACGCTTTTAACTTCATCAGCTTGGAAGGCGTTCAAACCGATGAGTTCAAGATTGGCGATAAAATTGAAGCAATTATAAAGGGAACCATTACAGGTTCAAATCCCGGAAAAGCTCAAGTAAAGGATATAAGACCACTGTATATAACGAAATAA
- a CDS encoding DUF2441 domain-containing protein codes for MRDNELFAYHIVTNKKMTLGQIINFDDDQQNTLYRFFFVKELVNSKGDDSLQIIQDHYTNNGLNLNKEDTEVVSKYMGQTIRAIREVITEMVRLQEYPDHPSRLSCLYAAKTYEDALKWKQLFDSYNRKVLQIVKLRVKGNCFEGDANLLPKEDGIPFAQKIAQAKEYWKGNVKNELPELLVNGEIEVAEIIDDFAESKP; via the coding sequence ATGAGAGATAATGAACTGTTCGCATACCATATCGTCACCAATAAGAAAATGACACTTGGACAGATAATCAATTTTGACGATGATCAACAAAACACATTGTATCGCTTCTTTTTTGTAAAAGAACTAGTGAATTCTAAAGGAGATGACTCTTTACAGATTATTCAAGACCATTATACGAATAATGGCTTAAATTTGAATAAAGAAGATACCGAAGTAGTTAGCAAGTATATGGGTCAAACAATCAGAGCCATTCGAGAAGTAATAACTGAAATGGTCAGATTACAGGAGTATCCTGATCATCCTTCCAGATTATCGTGCTTATACGCAGCAAAAACATATGAAGATGCATTAAAGTGGAAACAATTGTTTGACTCCTATAATCGAAAGGTTTTACAGATTGTTAAATTGCGAGTGAAAGGAAATTGCTTTGAAGGAGATGCCAACCTTCTGCCAAAAGAAGATGGAATCCCTTTCGCTCAAAAAATTGCTCAAGCGAAAGAGTATTGGAAGGGTAATGTGAAAAATGAGCTTCCTGAGCTTTTGGTTAATGGGGAAATTGAGGTTGCAGAAATCATTGATGATTTTGCAGAATCCAAACCGTAA
- the thrS gene encoding threonine--tRNA ligase, which produces MSGQMDIEKRNHRKLGQELELFMSSEDAPGMPSYLPKGMIVRNEIEQFWKRKHQETGYEEIKTPIMMKQELWEQSGHWDHYHENMYFSDVDEQQYALKPMNCPGAMLIFNHKRRSYRELPIRYAELGLVHRHELSGSLNGLLRVRAFTQDDAHLFVRKDQIEGEIDRVLDLIDDIYSEFGFSYEVELSTRPENYMGSVDLWNEAEQSLEEVLKQRGMAYRINEGDGAFYGPKIDFHILDSLGRSWQCGTVQLDFQMPEKFNCRYINEQNESEYPIIIHRAIYGSVERFLAILVEHYAGEFPLWLAPEQVRIIPISNKHVSYANEVKRKLAAKGFRVKVDDRAEKMGLKIRESEKQKVPYMMIVGDQEVEQQMVSVRKRKEGDLGQVKVEELLDELK; this is translated from the coding sequence ATGTCAGGACAAATGGATATTGAAAAAAGGAATCATCGAAAATTAGGCCAGGAGCTTGAATTGTTCATGTCGTCAGAGGATGCGCCAGGCATGCCATCCTATTTGCCGAAAGGGATGATTGTTCGTAATGAGATAGAGCAGTTTTGGAAACGGAAGCATCAGGAGACGGGGTATGAGGAGATTAAGACTCCGATCATGATGAAGCAGGAGCTGTGGGAACAATCCGGCCATTGGGATCACTACCATGAAAACATGTATTTCTCGGACGTGGATGAACAGCAATATGCTTTGAAACCGATGAATTGCCCAGGTGCTATGCTTATATTTAATCATAAACGGAGAAGTTACCGGGAATTGCCGATCCGCTACGCTGAATTGGGATTAGTACATCGTCATGAATTATCTGGATCATTGAATGGACTATTACGTGTTCGTGCATTTACACAAGATGATGCGCATCTATTCGTCCGGAAAGACCAAATTGAAGGGGAAATTGATCGAGTGTTGGATTTGATTGACGACATCTATTCGGAGTTCGGTTTCAGCTATGAAGTCGAATTATCGACAAGGCCAGAAAATTATATGGGGTCCGTCGATTTATGGAATGAAGCGGAACAGTCATTGGAAGAGGTGTTGAAACAAAGAGGTATGGCCTATCGGATAAACGAAGGGGATGGAGCGTTCTACGGGCCGAAAATCGACTTTCACATATTGGATTCGTTAGGGCGAAGCTGGCAGTGCGGAACAGTTCAACTGGATTTCCAAATGCCCGAAAAGTTCAATTGTCGGTATATTAATGAACAAAATGAATCCGAATACCCGATTATCATCCATCGCGCCATTTACGGTTCCGTCGAGAGATTCCTTGCCATCCTTGTTGAGCATTACGCGGGAGAATTCCCCTTATGGCTCGCCCCGGAACAAGTAAGAATCATTCCTATTTCCAATAAGCATGTTTCCTATGCGAATGAGGTGAAAAGGAAACTTGCTGCAAAAGGGTTCCGCGTAAAAGTGGATGACCGTGCTGAGAAAATGGGGTTGAAGATACGGGAGTCGGAGAAGCAGAAAGTTCCTTACATGATGATCGTCGGTGACCAGGAAGTCGAGCAGCAAATGGTTTCCGTTCGGAAGCGGAAAGAGGGAGATCTTGGTCAAGTGAAGGTGGAGGAATTGTTGGATGAACTTAAATGA